TTGCCTTTTCTGTTGGTAAAGGCGAAACAGAAAGCGGACAAAAACTGGATGTCACGTAAGAACTTGCTGCGGGGCAATCAGACCATGATGGCTGCCGCGGGTAGTAAAAATCGACGCAGCCAGCTGATCGGTAGTCGCCTTTGTGGATCCAACAACAACCGCAAAAGCcacaaatattaaaaaagaaacccattttcttcttcttcttcttctatttggCACATGCTTCTTTTAATTGTTTACTACATTACTGACGTCCTCCTGATTCGAGGGATTCTAAATGCCCTCTTTGTCCTCCCCCAAACCAAAATTTTCCCCTTGTCTTGTCCCTTTTATGAATTATCGGACTGTTGCATTGTATGGTGGATCTCTCGTTTGTGtgatcgtttttgtttttgcgtgtATGTCACCGCGTAATCAGACTAACGCGTTCAACTAATCCGCCGGTAATTCAACCACGAAATTTTCTTCATCAAACATTAAACACCTTTGACCCCCTCTTTCTTCGTTGACAATTCTGATTGTCTTAAGGGCTGTCTTTTCAACAAAACTCTTTTGATCTAACACTTgacaaacaaaatgttgatttatttttgagttgatatatttttttgtgcgACATATTTTTCAGTTGaagaatcaaatttacaaaAATTCATCTGTagcaatattttttaaatctcttcTGCATAATGATTTCAGCTAGTAGGAAATTGAGAGAGTAAAAATATGAGTTTATTCGATCCCTTGACACCATACAATTTAGCACTGTTTAAAAATACGGGGAAATGAAATTTTGAATGTTAACGGGAATGTATTCGTAGCGTTGATTTGTTGCGCCATTTTCTCATGTCTGGTTTCaatgttgttattgtttttttttgttagttccgtttttccctttttttttttttttttttttgttcttttggttttttgtcAATGGATATGTCGATTGTTCAATAACATCTCGATCTTATCACCGCATACGTTTTCacttatcttttctttttacgctAATGGATTAACGCCAGTAGATTGGAAGACAAACACTTGGAAATCGACGTCATTTTCGCGTTGAACGCCTTGTAGGACATCAGGGTCGTGAACGAGAGTCAAACGAGTCTCGTCGACACGCGGGAAGAACACGTCAGCTGGATACGTTGCCTCAATAACTGTTTTGTAAAGACGATAAAAATGGGGCGAACCTAGAGCTTCTTTGTAGACAGATACACCACCGTGTACCCACACACGATCTACTCGTTCTTTTATCTCCGGTTTATGCAGATGGTCAATGATTTCTTGAAAGGATGAGCAAACATAAACATCTTTAGGGAGTACTTGATTGGTCATGGAACGACTAAGGATAAAAGAGATCGTGTCTTTCCAAGGATTATTATCCATTGAACCAATTGTCTTGGCGATTGATTCCCAGTTTGCGCGACCAAAGATGGAGACGTGGACTTTGTCTCCATTGCCTTGGCGGTTTTGGGTCATCCTCAGGAAGTAGGCAAATTCAGATGGGAGGTTCCAAGGCAAGGTTCCATCCTTACCAATGCCCAATGCTTGATCACAGGCTACAATCAGCTCAAGACGGGGATATGCAACTCCAATACTCATTCTTGCTGACTGTTATCTGTCTTCATTAGAATTAGTATATGTTAACCAAATGATAAAACACAAAACTATAAGTGAAAATTTAAAAGCACAAAATATGTTTGACCTCATTATtatcttaaaaattttatttttatgcagATGCTTAATTTATGCCTGACTATGCTAATGTGTTTTCTAAGGGCTTACCGTTTTGATTAACGATGCAAAAATAGTGACGTTTCGTGGGTGGCTAATACAAAGATCAACTTTGGAATGGTTTAATAAGTTAACATATGGAAGCACCCAATGATGATTCCAGTCACGCTCACGAAAGTAGAACGAGGAAAGCATAGCGAAAGATCGTTGACTTCACGAATCCACAAActcaaaacaagaaaatgtgACGTGTCCCGTCGTCTGCTATCTGTTGCTATGGTGTCGCTTAGCACAAGTCATACTTTCAAATATTTTCTCTGTTacataactttaaaaaaaaacaaacaaacaaacaaacaagatgTGTCGTAGAATAGCTTAAGCCAATTTTTGATCTACCTATTAGCTATCACACCGCATATGGATCCTGTATTACGAAATAGGAAATGGCGATCACGTGCATGGTTTTGAATGAAGTCTGTGCTTTGCATTTTTGCCTTGCATTCCTTAATTAATCCACGGTTCTTACGTCGTACCCTACGTTTGAATTTGGTTAATACGtcttaaattaaaaaaaataaatcaggtCGTGTACAAAACATTTCATTATGATTCAGCATTTTTACAAATCAAACTTTTGCTTTGTTTTGCAGACGAACACGTACAGTGAAACCAAAGTTCAACGGGCAAAGTCTTCGATTAAAGGGCAGGCACCAGTAGTTTCGTAAACGTGCACTTGGTAACTGATGCCGTGGTCTACTTGGATCCCTTGAGGAACGTCCGGATCGTGAACTAACTTTAGTCGATTTTCGTCGTAACGAGGGAAGAAAACATCGCATTGAAACTCGGCGTGAATTTTGGTAAGGTATATTCGGTAAAAATGCTTTGAACGAAGAGCTTCTTGGTAACCAAAGGCTCCACCATGCATCCAGACACGATCAATACGTTTTCTCATCTCAGGCAGACGAATGTGAGCAATTATATCTTCAATACTTGAATGGATGTAAACGTCGCTATAGCCTTGCACATCTTTGGCCGTCATAGAACGGCTCAGAATGAAACAGATGGTATTGCCCCAAGGTTTCATTTCCTGCGGGATGGACTGCCATGTTTTCGTGGCGAAGATAGAGGCATGGACCTTACCGTTCGATCCAGGTGCAGGACTCGTAGTCATTCGCCGATAATATGAAAATTCAGTTGGCAGGTGCcacgccattttgttttctttaccGATCCCAAGATTTGTGTCGGCTGCTACCATTAGTTCCAAGCGAGGGAACTTCATTTCCGCAGGTCAGGCCTAGACACGAAACATAAGGTAATTAGTAATTCAGTCTACTGTAGTATATATAGTAGactattaaaaataaaagtctaTAAAGTTGATAAGAAGTAACTCGTTTGGCTCAAGTTATATTAAGTTTACCAATACTGTTCGTGGAGTTTCGTTGAATGTCAGACAAATTTTATCCCGAGTCTCTCTTTACATTTAAAAAGTTGATCTAAGCAATGGTTTTGTATAAGATAACATTCACCTTGAAGGGAGGGTGATCTGACAGTTCCAGTTTTGAACATACCCAGGGAAAATTTTCAGTTGCCCACGTGCAACAAAAATCGTGGTTTGGAATAAACAAGTAGACACCccaagaggaaaaaaaacgcTGTTACGTACAACATACGCAGCAGCGTAAACTAGAAGAAACCAAATGTTGTTTGGACGATTTCTAACCAGTCGGGTCTTGATTTTTTGTAAAACTGATAAGAAACTGTAACCACTGGGTTTCACCCTACTTGTCCTTCAAGCTTTGTTGCCAGTCTCTCATTAGATATTTTaatgtaataaaaaatttaatgataACTAAAGTGTAATTagcttttaaaaaatgccattGATAGGTAGGGCAATCGAGTACCCGTCTGACATATTGTTATTGCTCTGTAGGTGTACTTTAGTATTATTGTATCTACCTTATTTCTTTGAGATAAAATAAatagcagagtggcgcagcggaagcgtgctgggcccataacccagaggtccgtagatcgaaactacgctctgctatcTTAACTTTTATGTCTATTTTCAGTATCCTTTTGTAGGGTGGGCTTgcattttcaaatttgtttgtAGACCaattgttaaaaaatttttttatagctCAAATTCAATGTGTAAAAGATTTTCAGCAATTCGTTTCACAAGGGGATAGTTGGTTGAACgaaaataactaaattttgTCACTGTCCTTAATGCCCTTGAAACTACGCTTTTACTGTCCTCGTTTGATCGTGGATAATAAGTTAACAACTTGAAGAAGGCCAACATGACGCGTATTTAAAACCAGATATGAATAACAAGTATATCTTTATTGATAACGTACAAGTCGAAGGATGTCgtttcggaaaaaaaaaagtctggattttattttatctacATTTTAAGACTTTCACAGCAATCCCCGTTGAGCGACCTAATTATCGTATGCcctaattgaaaaaaaaaatctcactCTACAATTTATGTTTGGAATTAACACTATTCCCCGTTGTTTACTTAACGCCAAATGACAAGACTGTAAACAAGCCCCAACCGATGCGGTAATCTTTAAGCGGACCCTTGCCTTTCTTTTGGTAAGTACCAGCGTATAGCAGTAAAATGCCCTATTGATATGCTCGTGTGCATGTGAAACTGATTTAGAATAGTGTTCATAAACATGTAATTGCGTTTCCGTTATACGTTACTGGATATCCTGCccgaagggggaaaaaatgccgttctcgTTCAGACGTGTTCGATTTCTGAACCTATAACAATAAATGGAAATAAGACAATGAGGAAAGAGCTTAAATAGATTTCTTCTGCAGCTTATTTTCACGATCCAGACAATTTTGCTTGAGATTTGTTCTCGATTTGACTTTattagctaaaaaaaaaaatattgcatTTTCTTCTGTTGCCATTATCAAAACTTTCTCCAACAGCTTAAAAATAAAGGGCGTGATGGTTTCTGATCAGCTATAACAAAATGGAAATCTCTCTGGAGCTTTCTGTTGAGTACCATTAGTAAGCGGTGTGTTTACTAAGAAAATAAAGGCGCTCGTCAGGCTCAGGCACGAGCACAAAAGTATTTCAGAAATGCCGCCCAAAGCGGAAAGTTGAACGACAAGTCCGGGCAGGTCCAGCTCAACTGGGATAGATCGTGAACGCCTGAGTGATTACTTCACCGCATCCTTCACATAAATGTGTTTCGTCACGCTGCAGTGAATCACAAATTTAATCGAAGGTTATCTCAAGCGTTATTATTTGAATTTCAGGCAGCAACATCACTCTTCATCCCCAAATTGGGTCGCCTGCCGTAATGGGACTATTCTGAGATGGAGCTGCCAGAAAAGTTGTAGTAACTCGATCCAAAATTTCCGCTAAGAGCAACGGCTTACAGTAACGCTATACTAGGCTTTCATTTCCAACACTTACATGTACGTTAAGCATTCACGATCTAGTCCGCCGAAACGTGTTCAAACACGTTTCTCCGCCTGTAAATAAACGCCGTAGGCGGCGATTGTTTGTGGACGTAAAAGCCCTCCAAAATCATGAAGCAGACGAACTCTTGCAAATTTGAAAGCAGTTGACGTTTTACTACCACAACAGCTAGTCACTCATTTCCTATCGTCCGTCCtgttgtgttatttttttttctctacaagTATTTACCAAAGCATTAAATTTCAAGAATATGGATACTCAACCTGTGGTAAATGATTCATAATCTTTCTTATGCCAAGATTGTTATTTCGTACTGTTAATATAGATGCTACGTGAAGAAGTTCGAATGGAAGAACCGGCGCGTAAACGTTTTTGTCCAGATTATTTAGCAGCCGAATTCAGTGGTTCCTCTTGCAATGCTGATGTTGATGTAAATGATGAAGAAAATGACAAAGAATCTGTTTATTCATGGCAGAGCTATGAAACaggtattttaatattttttatctttataaatctgaaaataatttgttatatatttttaaagctTGGGCAGCTGATTCTGGTGATGATTGGAGTTTCTCAGAGGTTGATGAAGATTCTCTAACAGAATATGAGATTGTTGATGAAAACAGTACAGTTCTAGAATCTCAATGCAGTGATTCATCGAGTTCAACTGAAGTTCCTGTTAGTTCTCAACTAAATTATGTCAAAtctcattttaaaattaaaactaaattgTTCATTTACAGAATATTCATTTCCCTGAAGGTCTTTTGCCATCCCATCTGACTGAAAGCAGTTCCTCCTTTAGCGACGAATCCGGTTGGGACGATCCTAACGGAGAAACGAGTAGTTATTTTGATGATGGATCTCAATCACAAACCAGTTGGAAATGCCTGGAATGCAGAGCACCGACATCAGCTCCACGCAATTTTTGCTTCACTTGCTATCAGGTACTGTTATCTATATCACTGCCTCACGCATAAATACGTCTgatattttttgattttctacTAGAAGCGGAAATCGAGCCGACCACCACGTCCAGTTAGGAGGTCTAAGAAGCCTGGGAGAACCAAAACATCTGGTTCTTCCCACACCGACGACTGCGAGATGGTAATTTCACCTGGCATTTCGAGCGATAATGTATGCACAGTTTGTCATGTTGAAGTGCGAAATGGCGCCTTCGTTCACAGAAAAACAGCCCACGTTGCAGCTTGTTATGCATGTACGTTGAAAATTTCCAAAAAACCCAACGCCAAGTGTCCTATTTGCCGCCAGTCTATTCAGAACacgataaaaattttctttaattaaaaGTCGGCACTtcaagttatttttttaaaactcagAAAGTtcattttcttaaaaaacaaaaaacaaaaacaaaaaacaaaagaaaaacagcaaacaTAAAATACATTTAGTTAATGTCTTGAATCATCGGCTACAGTTTTAATGCGTTTCTCATTCCATGTTGGAACCATCTGTTGGCTAAAAACGACGTTTTTTATTACACCCATCGCGTAGACAAAAACCAACAATACAGAAGCGTACTGTATCCAAGCCCATTTCAAAACATTCCAAAGTCCAGGTGCGTATTCCAACATTGCTTCGGTATAACGGATGTACGTATGGATTCTAACTAAGCCATCGCTTGGACCGTGGATCGGTAAATAGTGTCCATTGAGCAATTCGGTTCCATCTGTGTGGAAAAACAGTAACTTTAATCTGACGACAATGTAATATTTCAGTTGCATACAATCACGAGCGTTGTAAGCTCTAAGCAGGTCTGATATCTCAAACTGTCTCACGATCGTCTGATTATAACGGTTGTCGGTTTGCCGAAATTCGACCATGCGTTTCTGGACCCATTGTAAATCGCCCACGAAATGCAAGCCAGTTAAAGGAATTCCAGAATCGTACTGAATTACGCCCAACGATTCCATATTTATGGTTGAGATGTCCTATATTACAAAAGTCACTAAAAATAGGTGAGACTTGACGTACTTAATTCAAAAACTTACCTTAAGTCGataagaaaatattaaaatcaTATTAATAAAGTTAATTGTCTCATAACTCTCGAATTCCAACTTCAAGTCTAGCCCGTCCATGAATCCATCGTCATTTTCATCTCTTTCCGAgacctaaaaataaaaaatataaagaattttAAGAGTTTAGTAGCAACGTTGACTTACAATAAACTTACAGTTATTGATGGAAAATGCAAGTATTGGCTATTTAGCAAATTATATTCGGCGAATGTACTCCAGGTGATTTCGCTGGTTGGCGAGCGAGCTAACAATAATGCTTGGTACTTGAAGCTGACATTGGGCTTTTCTCGGTGCACGTGATGCTTTACCCAAAACCCATGACTACTATATGCAACTAGAAAAGGAGCAAAAGCACAAACTAGAAAACATAGGCAAGCAAAGAAACTTGCTCGAGAAATCCAGGTTGATTGGTATTCTTGCACAAGGGGAGTTGAGTGAAAAGTTAATAGTGCCATGATCCGGTTGTAACAGATTGTTTGGAACTGTTTGATCGTATGGTTACCATGGCAACACAAATTAtttaagttatttaaaatAAGAAGATAGTATACAGTGTTTAACAATTTCAAGAAatgcatttttaaaactttatTAGAGATTATGAGATTTACAATTTCAAAAGAACTTCACTCCTTCACTACCACCAAACATAATCACTTCAGCTTTCTTTGATGCTTCAAGTGTCTCCAAAGCTTTTAAAAGCATTGACTTATCCAACCCTGCAAACTCTGCAACAAATGTTTCAAAGaatctttgaaaaataatgacCAAGTGTTTTAGATGCATGTGGACATACCTTCATTTTTAACATCATCCCCCTCAGTTAGTTCATAAAACGTGCACACTGTGTTTGTCATTCCTTTATCAATAATATAGCAATAGATCAAGTTCCCCCATTCTTGAGGGGTCTTCCAATAGACAAAACATTGCTTTTTGGACTTGTCACACCATTcaatttgattgttttcttgCAATATCTCTAGCACACGTTTAATCCCTTCACTTGAAAGCTGCCCTTGATGGAAATGTTATAGGTGCAATTAAGACTTctttatttgaaaaatgaaaaccatTACTGTctatggttttgttttgaaacaaTGGAATTGATTCTTGAACATCAAGGACAAATATTTTGTTATGATGGCAGTAATCAATCACAAGTTTTCTCCATGCCTCTAGTTGTTTCTTTTGAGTATCCAAATTTGGTTGTAGGCTGAATCAACATAACACGATCTAAATATTAAAGCGAAGAACAACAATCGAAGTTTCTCACTTACGTAAAGAAAGGAGGAAAGTCGTATTCCCAAGGCCACGAGAACTCCATAATAACAACAGAAATATAGATAATGCGAGCGAGATGAAATGTCAAAACATTGGGAAAAATTCGACGGTGTGACGTTGCAAAATTCAAACTTTATGGCAAACCAACAAAACCTAAAACCatcctttttttattctcaAACATATAAAGTAATTTTTTAGTGTTAtaattctttcatttttttatattaaccAAATTTTCATACAATAAACAGATATTAATACACACGTATATATAAATTATATATTGTTTTCCGACGACCGAGCGAGGAGCGACCACACAGCTGACTGCCTGTGCCTGGCTTCATTGAGAAGGAAAATTTCGTCCGTGTTGTAGTTGTGTCACTGTTATTTTGGAACTGTTTTCGTGGTTCTGAACAGTCTGTTTAACTGCAAATAATGATTACCTTGACGAAAAGACTGAAAAAAGAGGCTGAAAGTAGAAATAATAGTAGTACACCAGTAAAACATGAAAATCATGCTTCTAAAAGAATTAGCATCAGGGATAAACTTCTTGTAAAAGAGGtacaaaaacttttattttagttGCCCGTCATTCTGTTTCTATTAATTTTGTTCTTGATTGGCATCTCACACTACAGGTACAGGAAATGGAACAGACCATTCCTTCCACATGCAGAGTGAAATTTGAGAATCCTGATGCACTTCATGAATTCTCTGTGATTATTCAGCCTGATGAGGGATTCTGGAAGAATGGAAAGTTTCTCTTTCATGTTGTCATCAATGAAGATTATAACATTTCAGTAAATATCAATGTGCTTATTTTCTGGGTAACATCTGTCTAATTAATGCCCCCTTCTATTTCAGCCACCAACAGTTAAATGTCTAACAAAGCTGTGGCATCCAAACATTAGTGAAGAAGGTGAAATTTGCCTCAGCTTATTGAGACAGAATTCCATTGATGGGCTTGGCTGGGCTCCTACCAGAAAATTAAAAGATGTTGTGTGGGGCCTGAACTCCCTCTTTACGGTATATAACATTAAAACATTTAATCATCATTCTTTATAAAATTATAGCCACATTAATTCCAGAATAATCTATGTTTCTGTAATACTAATGCCATGTAATCTAGTTAAGTtactgaaacaaaaacaaaacaatcaaaataaaacaacattAGCAAAAGTTGATATTAAGTTTATGTAATATTGGTGACTGATCAAAAACTCCATGCTAGTTTcattagtttatttttacttatCTTTTTTATACTAGGATTTATTAAATTTCGAAGACCCTTTGAATATCGAAGCTGCTGAACATTATCGAAAAGATCGTTCTTCTTTCGAAATTAAAGTACGCGAATATGTCAACCAGTTTGCAaagcgataaaaaaaaaattagttttgtGTGTGGTTGTGTGCGTGTTGTTGTGTGCCAGTGAATTGATTGTTCAAATGACCATAGTGAATTCAGTTCTCTTATCAATgcagaataaaaactcattttctctttcttgttttctgtTCTTTCGCAGTAGAAAATCATGATTATACGCATAATAACTTTACGATTCCTATGCTTACGTGGAAAATTGATTATGCAAAAATACTGCGATCTACGTCTGGTGGAAGTacttacatttttcttctatctttctttttcttttagtcgTGTGCCTAGATAAACGGTAAGCAATGTACTTATTGAGTATATGCTAAAAAATTTGGCAATTTCCAATATAACAAAATGGATTTGAATTtatttcgtaaaaaaaattatctataATTCGTATCCGAACCGCCGGTtaaagccatctagcggcgaAATTGATAACTTCACAAACGACCATTGTTCAGTCTCGTAACCCCAGTTATGCACGTGTGTTGTTTCGTTCCGTAGTCGGCGAAATCTCTTCTCAGCCATCGGTTATTGAGTTTTGTATTTAATATATAATCCATGAACAGAATAACTAAAGTGAACATTAGTTGGTAAGGCTGTCTCGAATGCAAGGCAATATTTaatagaaaaatgttaaatttatttttcttttaagggcCTTATTGGTAATAACTGGAATTGGAAGCTTCGCTTTAGCGAAATCAGTCGTCGACAAGCAGCGATACGAACATATGAAAAGTCGTGATCGTATGAAGAATTCTAACGTCGGTGAATACGAACCGAGCAGTCGAAAGTTTTAAACTATTGAACAAGAAAtaccaacaacaaaatggcAGCCTCCCTACCACAACTTGATGTAGCAAAGATGCAAATGGTACAAGATCTAGAAATCGAAATGATGTCTGACATGTACAATAGAATGACAGCAGCTTGCCACAAAAAGTGCATACCCCCCAAGTACAAGGATGCTGAGCTGGTTAAGGGTGAATCTGTTTGCCTTGATCGTTGTGTAGCAAAGTATTTGGATATTCATGAACGTGTTGGAAGAAAATTGACACAAATGTCCTTACAAGATGAGGAGGCAGTAAAAAAGTTACAGGGTGAGATGCCCAAAATGTAATTCACATCCAAAAACTGTTTATGTAGCATTGAATTTGTAAGAACATGAAACCAACGTCAgtcaactttttctttttcgttacTTATGATCAACACTCCTATTTGAATGAATATCATTCCAATAATTCCAATGAAGCCAACATATTCTCCAAGAAAAACTGTCCCCAAGATtccctaaaaatgaaaacagttAATACTTATAGTTTAAAATGGGATGAATTATTGTTACTGTGACTAGGAAGTTCACAGCTGAAGTTGTAACAACTGACTGAACTGTTGTTGGGCATAACTGAAGAGCTTTAGCTGTTAAAGTGAGCATCAGTGAATTAAAGGTAAGTGTTGCTACAGCAAAAAAACCTCTTATGATCCAAGAATTctgtaaagaaaaacatttaactTCTCCACCTTAGATTAAGAAAGATGAAAATACGTCAATTACGTAAGACGGTGGAATGTATGAATCCAAGAAACGCACTAAAACTTGAGGATTTTCGGGGGAAAGCGCAAATTTGGCGCATATTCCAGCAAATGCAGCACACACTCCAGCAAGAGAAGCATTTGTCACACCACTTGGAGCCATAACCGTTTGAATCTTGAAGCTTTCCTATACCTATTAATCGGGAAATTGTATTAAATTACATGATTTTTGTAGGTCTTTTGTTAACAGTCAAATGGATTCGTCCATTGAATAGCTCGCTGGCCTCTGGTGTGCAGTTTCCGCAACCGTGCAGGAACGGTTAGTACTAAGGtaaaatcatttaaatttgaatttctgaATAGCTTATATAATTAATTGTATTTATGGTTTTTGTTAACTGTGCCAATATGCGGTTCTATTCAAAAGATTAGCTCCCTTGTCACTACCTAAACCACTCAATTGAACAAATTCAAGCTCTTTGAAAATCTTGATCCATTTGGCATTTGCCATCCAAGAAAATacgtaaaattttgaagaaaattcgGAAGTCAGGATCATTATACTAAGTATAATTTAGACTACCCTATTTATGTAcccaatttatttattatcaCTTATcgccactttttttttttagaaagtcTAATCGTGAAAC
This genomic interval from Daphnia magna isolate NIES linkage group LG8, ASM2063170v1.1, whole genome shotgun sequence contains the following:
- the LOC116929268 gene encoding E3 ubiquitin-protein ligase Mdm2 isoform X2 is translated as MLREEVRMEEPARKRFCPDYLAAEFSGSSCNADVDVNDEENDKESVYSWQSYETAWAADSGDDWSFSEVDEDSLTEYEIVDENSTVLESQCSDSSSSTEVPNIHFPEGLLPSHLTESSSSFSDESGWDDPNGETSSYFDDGSQSQTSWKCLECRAPTSAPRNFCFTCYQKRKSSRPPRPVRRSKKPGRTKTSGSSHTDDCEMVISPGISSDNVCTVCHVEVRNGAFVHRKTAHVAACYACTLKISKKPNAKCPICRQSIQNTIKIFFN
- the LOC116929268 gene encoding E3 ubiquitin-protein ligase Mdm2 isoform X1; its protein translation is MDTQPVMLREEVRMEEPARKRFCPDYLAAEFSGSSCNADVDVNDEENDKESVYSWQSYETAWAADSGDDWSFSEVDEDSLTEYEIVDENSTVLESQCSDSSSSTEVPNIHFPEGLLPSHLTESSSSFSDESGWDDPNGETSSYFDDGSQSQTSWKCLECRAPTSAPRNFCFTCYQKRKSSRPPRPVRRSKKPGRTKTSGSSHTDDCEMVISPGISSDNVCTVCHVEVRNGAFVHRKTAHVAACYACTLKISKKPNAKCPICRQSIQNTIKIFFN
- the LOC116929265 gene encoding transmembrane protein 231-like isoform X2 encodes the protein MHFLKLLNTVYYLLILNNLNNLCCHGNHTIKQFQTICYNRIMALLTFHSTPLVQEYQSTWISRASFFACLCFLVCAFAPFLVAYSSHGFWVKHHVHREKPNVSFKYQALLLARSPTSEITWSTFAEYNLLNSQYLHFPSITVSERDENDDGFMDGLDLKLEFESYETINFINMILIFSYRLKDISTINMESLGVIQYDSGIPLTGLHFVGDLQWVQKRMVEFRQTDNRYNQTIVRQFEISDLLRAYNARDYGTELLNGHYLPIHGPSDGLVRIHTYIRYTEAMLEYAPGLWNVLKWAWIQYASVLLVFVYAMGVIKNVVFSQQMVPTWNEKRIKTVADDSRH
- the LOC116929276 gene encoding NEDD8-conjugating enzyme UBE2F, which encodes MITLTKRLKKEAESRNNSSTPVKHENHASKRISIRDKLLVKEVQEMEQTIPSTCRVKFENPDALHEFSVIIQPDEGFWKNGKFLFHVVINEDYNISPPTVKCLTKLWHPNISEEGEICLSLLRQNSIDGLGWAPTRKLKDVVWGLNSLFTDLLNFEDPLNIEAAEHYRKDRSSFEIKVREYVNQFAKR
- the LOC116929278 gene encoding uncharacterized protein LOC116929278 produces the protein MAPSGVTNASLAGVCAAFAGICAKFALSPENPQVLVRFLDSYIPPSYNSWIIRGFFAVATLTFNSLMLTLTAKALQLCPTTVQSVVTTSAVNFLVTGILGTVFLGEYVGFIGIIGMIFIQIGVLIISNEKEKVD
- the LOC116929277 gene encoding vacuolar protein-sorting-associated protein 25-like; the encoded protein is MEFSWPWEYDFPPFFTLQPNLDTQKKQLEAWRKLVIDYCHHNKIFVLDVQESIPLFQNKTIDRQLSSEGIKRVLEILQENNQIEWCDKSKKQCFVYWKTPQEWGNLIYCYIIDKGMTNTVCTFYELTEGDDVKNEEFAGLDKSMLLKALETLEASKKAEVIMFGGSEGVKFF
- the LOC116929265 gene encoding transmembrane protein 231-like isoform X1; the protein is MHFLKLLNTVYYLLILNNLNNLCCHGNHTIKQFQTICYNRIMALLTFHSTPLVQEYQSTWISRASFFACLCFLVCAFAPFLVAYSSHGFWVKHHVHREKPNVSFKYQALLLARSPTSEITWSTFAEYNLLNSQYLHFPSITVSERDENDDGFMDGLDLKLEFESYETINFINMILIFSYRLKDISTINMESLGVIQYDSGIPLTGLHFVGDLQWVQKRMVEFRQTDNRYNQTIVRQFEISDLLRAYNARDCMQLKYYIVVRLKLLFFHTDGTELLNGHYLPIHGPSDGLVRIHTYIRYTEAMLEYAPGLWNVLKWAWIQYASVLLVFVYAMGVIKNVVFSQQMVPTWNEKRIKTVADDSRH
- the LOC116929273 gene encoding dihydrofolate reductase — protein: MSIGVAYPRLELIVACDQALGIGKDGTLPWNLPSEFAYFLRMTQNRQGNGDKVHVSIFGRANWESIAKTIGSMDNNPWKDTISFILSRSMTNQVLPKDVYVCSSFQEIIDHLHKPEIKERVDRVWVHGGVSVYKEALGSPHFYRLYKTVIEATYPADVFFPRVDETRLTLVHDPDVLQGVQRENDVDFQVFVFQSTGVNPLA
- the LOC116929274 gene encoding dihydrofolate reductase; the encoded protein is PAEMKFPRLELMVAADTNLGIGKENKMAWHLPTEFSYYRRMTTSPAPGSNGKVHASIFATKTWQSIPQEMKPWGNTICFILSRSMTAKDVQGYSDVYIHSSIEDIIAHIRLPEMRKRIDRVWMHGGAFGYQEALRSKHFYRIYLTKIHAEFQCDVFFPRYDENRLKLVHDPDVPQGIQVDHGISYQVHVYETTGACPLIEDFAR